The following are from one region of the Halictus rubicundus isolate RS-2024b chromosome 15, iyHalRubi1_principal, whole genome shotgun sequence genome:
- the LOC143361761 gene encoding F-box only protein 32 isoform X1: MREDRRVGRRGFARFKTNSFRIFLLVLLLFLHSGSQFYRYSSISISHERHTRIIDLLLECSSGDKDALDKKEKDKRKENVVQPHCHITLKCTREIAGFNGLSDALKRLDFLSAVHDCRRFNYIVRLLDLLVSHRMGGLSGCAQRVLFNMLEEVALEVSLSQQQTGRLRRLIERVRAFSAGCCWGGRPLGSVILWEKHKAALERILQIASSITITQPDETQQPQWSHLPPDCRREVLLRLSDPRDIEASSEACEHLAVLAQEQRIWRELAQYHFTPQQITATRQNNPGKDWKTIFTIARRSFGLREEYAEMIQLCRNCRCLFWRSLGHPCIADQDPAFQEKLADVDQASLHVPIPPQTFLKFFSL, from the exons ATGCGAGAggaccgtcgcgtcggccgCCGCGGTTTCGCGCGCTTTAAAACAAACTCTTTCCGAATTTtccttcttgttcttcttctttttcttcattCCGGTTCACAGTTTTACAGGTATTCATCGATCTCGATTTCTCACGAGCGACACACGCGCATCATCGATTTGCTGCTCGAGTGCAGCAG CGGCGACAAGGATGCGCTCGACAAGAAGGAAAAGGACAAGAGGAAGG AGAACGTCGTCCAGCCGCATTGCCACATCACGCTCAAGTGCACGCGCGAG ATCGCGGGGTTCAACGGGTTGAGCGACGCACTGAAGAGGCTCGATTTTTTATCCGCGGTACACGATTGTCGGCGTTTCAATTACATCGTTCGACTACTCGACCTTCTGGTCAGTCACAGAATGGGTGGTCTCAGCGGATGCGCTCAGCGAGTTTTGTTCAACATGCTGGAGGAAGTCGCGCTGGAAG TGTCGTTGTCGCAGCAACAAACCGGGAGACTTCGTCGTCTAATCGAACGAGTGCGAGCGTTTAGCGCAGGGTGCTGTTGGGGCGGAAGACCTCTGGGCTCTGTAATCTTGTGGGAGAAACACAAAGCGGCTCTTGAGAGAATTTTGCAGATTGCATCGTCGATTACTATAACTCAG CCGGATGAAACACAACAGCCGCAGTGGTCCCACTTGCCTCCCGACTGCCGTCGAGAAGTGCTTCTCAGACTGAGCGATCCGCGGGACATCGAAGCTTCGTCGGAGGCCTGCGAGCATCTAGCCGTCCTGGCTCAGGAACAAAGAATTTGGCGAGAGCTTGCACAGTACCATTTCACGCCGCAACAGATCACCGCTACCAGACAAAATAATCCCGGAAAAGACTGGAAAACTATATTTACCATTGCGCGAAG GTCGTTCGGGCTCCGAGAAGAATACGCAGAGATGATTCAGTTGTGCCGCAATTGCCGTTGCTTGTTTTGGCGGTCGCTGGGTCATCCTTGCATCGCCGACCAGGATCCCGCATTTCAGGAAAAGCTGGCGGACGTGGATCAAGCCTCTCTCCATGTTCCGATTCCTCCTCAGACCTTCCTCAAGTTCTTTTCGCTGTGA
- the LOC143361399 gene encoding uncharacterized protein LOC143361399 produces the protein MEDQVTGPSHKSPVKKNPRGKLVRSAQKQMIINLYKTLIAETPKIKYKPLVQKLAKKTGIGRETISKTLAEYKSTGTVTSPNKKKRRLNILEKTSEAEIVAIRKKIHNFWLNREIPNLKKILVAVNNDDKLPSFSETSLIRLFRRMEYKFIVRKRNSVLIEQPHIISWRQRYIEQIQGFRSEGRPIYYLDETWVHTSVTCPRDAEQRALTRGIPAPSGRRKRFIIAHIGSTDGFVPGALLCVEAKRKTGDYHDEMNGDTFFEWFQKILPMLPDGAVIVMDSAPYHSVKKEKYPTLRWKRDDIIAWLEGKGETVNPRYVNIRLMQLVEKHKKPENNYVIDEYARENGRTVLRIPPYHFELNPIELAWAQIKEFIKVRNTSYKLADVRQFVDEAVANVSPQNWQNFIHHTLKEETRLYELDHFADVVLEESPEWSNSSDDSDIDVSHAQASCK, from the exons ATGGAAGACCAAGTTACTGGCCCGTCACATAAATCTCCAGTGAAGAAAAATCCGAGAGGGAAG TTAGTCCGATCCGCCCAGAAACAGATGATCATTAATCTGTATAAAACTCTGATAGCGGAAACcccgaaaataaaatataagccGTTGGTTCAAAAGCTTGCGAAGAAGACAGGCATTGGACGGGAGACCATAAGCAAAACTCTGGCGGAATACAAGTCTACAGGCACCGTTACGTCgccaaataaaaaaaagcgGCGCCTTAACATTTTGGAGAAAACCTCTGAAGCCGAAATAGTAGCGATACGGAAGAAAATACATAACTTCTGGCTAAATCGGGAAATTcccaatctaaaaaaaattttagtagCTGTAAACAACGACGACAAGCTTCCATCGTTCAGCGAAACATCCCTCATTCGTTTATTCCGTCGCATGGAATACAAATTCATAGTCCGGAAACGGAACAGCGTCCTTATTGAACAACCTCATATTATTTCCTGGCGGCAACG GTACATCGAACAGATTCAAGGTTTTCGCTCAGAAGGGCGGCCTATTTATTACCTGGACGAAACGTGGGTCCATACCAGCGTTACCTGCCCGAGGGACGCCGAACAAAGAGCACTTACAAGGGGCATACCTGCTCCCTCGGGAAGAAGGAAGCGGTTTATCATTGCTCACATCGGGTCAACAGACGGGTTTGTACCTGGGGCCCTCCTTTGCGTCGAGGCCAAGAGAAAAACTGGCGACTACCATGATGAAATGAATGGGGACACATTTTTTGAATGGTTCCAAAAAATTTTGCCCATGCTGCCAGATGGGGCAGTCATTGTGATGGATAGCGCCCCTTACCACAGCgtcaaaaaggaaaaatatccTACATTGAGGTGGAAAAGGGACGATATCATCGCGTGGCTGGAGGGTAAGGGTGAAACAGTAAATCCACGGTACGTCAACATTAGATTAATGCAGCTAGTTGAAAAGCACAAGAAACCAGAGAACAATTACGTAATTGATGAGTACGCAAGAGAGAATGGACGTACCGTCCTACGCATTCCCCCTTACCACTTCGAATTAAATCCCATTGAGCTGGCATGGGCACAAATTAAAGAATTTATCAAGGTACGCAATACATCTTACAAGTTGGCAGATGTCCGCCAATTTGTAGATGAAGCCGTCGCAAATGTGTCCCCCCAAAATTGGCAAAATTTCATCCACCATACGTTGAAGGAGGAAACGAGGCTGTATGAGCTCGATCATTTCGCAGATGTGGTGTTAGAAGAAAGCCCCGAGTGGTCGAACTCGTCTGATGACTCGGACATCGATGTGAGTCATGCACAAGCTTCTTGTAAatag